CGAAGTTCAGGAGATTGTTAAACATTTTGTCGCATATACACTTTCAAAGGAGTACTATAACGATATTGGATACGCTAGGGAGATTTGTGGTAAGTTTTCTCTTTCCTCAGAGAACGTCATGCAGGCCGCCACAGAAGGATTGATAGCACGATTGTCAAAGGGAGATATTCATAGGGCAAGCGAAATCAGACAGGAATTCTCCATTTCTCCAGAGACGATTACTTCACCGACAGTACAACAGGCGGCTAGGCAAGGAATGTTGGATTTATTATTGGACGATAAAGAATACAGATCCATCGAACATGCTATTGCCATAAAAGATCAGTTTGCCATTTTACCTGAGTCTCTGGCTTCCCCAGAGACTCAACGGGTTTGTCAGAAAGTGGTCGTGAGGTATTTGTCTTCGGAGTATCCTCAGATTGACGAGGCCATAAAATTTAGAAATCAATTTGGACTTTCTGATTCTGCTACAAGACAGGCCGCCGAGGAAGGAATGATAGCGCAAATAAAGAGGAATAGCATGCATGATGCGGAAAAAATAAAAAATAAATTTTTTTCTTCTGGGGAAGAAGCCTTGTCCCCTGAAGTGCAAGAAGCGGTTAAACAGGCAATGATTAGAACACTGTTAGCAGGTGAGAATGCCTTTATCACAGAAACTTTAAGGTTGAAGATGAGCTTCGCTCTTCCTACTGAAGTGTTATCTTCTTCCGAAGTCCAGCAAGCCGCAGAACGAGCTATGTTGAAATGTCTTACGAACGGAGAGGTACTTAACACGGTTAGAATTAAAAATTCCTTTTCCCTACCGACCGAGGTAACTTCATCTCATGCGGTTCAACTGGCGGCAAGAGCAGGCATGGCAAAATGTTTAGCAAAGGGGAATGCCTATAACACATCTGACGTAGATGAAATCAGAAACATGTTTTCTCTTTCTGTTGAGAATACACAGCTAGCCGCGAAAGAGGGTATGATGGCGCAATTAGCGAATGGAAACATCGCCGGGGCCGAGTCGATTCAGGAAAAGTTTTCAATTTCTCAAGAGATTATAGTTTCTGACGAAGTTAGAAAGGCTGCTACAGAGGGAGTGTCTAGATGTCTATTAAATGGATCTGTTGACGATGTCCTTAAGATAATTGACAAATTTTCATTACCAATTGAATACATAAAATATAACATTATAGGAGTAATGACACTTGCCTTAGCTTCAGGGACTGAACGAATGGATGTTGCCATTGAAATTAAAAGTAAATTCCCGTCTTTAGTAGCCGAAATTACTACGTCCTATAAAGATACTCAAGAAGCTGCGAATGAAGGTTTATTTAAGTATATATCATATGGCCACATTGATAGCGCATATTTTAATAGAATTAGTTCAGTAATGAATAAGTTTTCTCTTCGGGCCGATTATCTATTTTCGCCGAAAATGCAGAAAATCGCCATTAAGAAAATTACAGACTGGATATCGGCAAGAAATGGCCGAGACGTTGTCATGCAAATTAAAGATCAGTTTTTACTACCTGACGAGGCGGTTCATTCTGCGGTAATAGACGGCATGGTAAACCTTTTGAGCTCAGGACAAATTGACTATGCTGAAAAAGTTAAGGACCAATATTCTCTTTCAGCCGAAAATTTGTTAAAAGCGGCAAAGCAAGCTTTTCTCAAGTGTTTAGCTGACGACAAAAATGAACGTGCAGAACAGATAAAAGAAAAATTCAAAGTGAGCGTTAGCAGTGAAGATATTCTCGAATACTTTCCTGAAATACGGACCTTATTATCTGAATTACGAACTATCTCTCCAGATTTTGCGACGCAAGCTGAAAAAACACCGGATTTGTTATTAAGTCTCCTTGAATTTAGGAAAAATCCAAAGAAGATTATCGATATCGCAACACAAAATCCTTTTCTTTTGGAGGCGGTGGCTTCCAACCCTCGTTTCGGTTCGCGGTTGCTGATTAAATATCCGCAATTCGACCGCATATCCAAAGAAAATATAACAACGCAATGCGCGGCTAAAAAGAAAATTATGACGGAACATCCCGATATTGACCCGCAATCAGTTGAATTTCGCATGTTGATGCAGGATACTTTGTTGGCCTTTGGCAAAAACAAAGAGGTAGTGGCGGACATTGACTCAAAAGGACTTAGTTCAGAACGGTGGCTCAATTATGATGAGACCGCCTCGTTTAATTTAGGGTCAAATGAAAATACATTGGCTTTTTCGGAAATAATTACTACGCCGATTAACAGGATTAAGGAGACAATTGATACTTATGCCTACACTATCAAAGAAGTGTTGAGTGAGTACCGTGTCGAGTTAATTGCTTTTGAGATCGCATTAGGTGGGGGTACAGCACCAACAGATGAGCTTCAGAAAATGATGACGGCTCTAGAAAAAGCCAAGAGCGAAGGGAATGCAAAAAGAGTAGCAGGTATTGAAAAAGGAATAGAAAATCTAAAAGCTAAATCATCACAAGAGCGAAAAGGTGTACTTTGGGAGAAACTTTTAGCCGATGTAGCTTCATTTCAGCGGCTCAAGGATGACATATTTAAGGCGCAGGAGATATTTGCCAGCACAGAAAAGGAACTTGAAAACGCGATTACAGAGAAAATGCCTTCGGGTAAAAAGATTCAGGAGATTAAGCGCAAAATGGCAGTCGCAAAGGAAGACCTACGCGCCAAGTTTACTGTCATGGAGCGTCGCATTGAGGAATTTAGAGCGAGTCTCCAAAATATGATTGCTCCGGCTTTGAGTAGTGAACGCGCTTCCGCTCTCGTTCAAGACATAAATACTCGACTTGCCGAGCAGTTCAACCATTTCGATGCCGACAGAAGCATGCTTAAAAATCTTTTTGGTGAACAGTCTGATAAAAAAAAGGAAGAGATGGAAAGTCGTCCCATGAGCATATTCGTCTGGACGAGAGACCCCGATGTTGATTTATATCAAGGCAATTACTCACCGTGCTGTATATGCATAGACAGCACATATCATGGAGCCGAATCTCCTATCGCTGACTATAATACCGACCTCGGTATCCAAATTGTAAATGTGTGGGACGAAACCAAAAATGAGCCGGTAACGGCGGCTTGGTGTTGGCTTGGCGAAGACGAAAATGGGGAGCCAGCTTTGGTGGTGGATAATATTGAAGCCAATACATTATTTAGTGCAAACTTCTCTGAGCAGTTTACAAATGAGCTTTTTAAATATATCAAGGAGTATGCTAAAGCAGTCGGCGTCAAGAAAGTCGTGCTCGGAAAAGCTAATAATGATTTGCCTACTGCTGGAGAGTTATCAAAACTTCCTGAAAACGTTCAGAAATACACCAAGATAGGTGGTGCAAATAGGTCTGACGGATACTTTTTGGAAGCAGAGAGCAGTTCAGTCAAAGTGATTTGGGAAAAAGGAGTTAAGTCTTCAACTAAAAAAGCGGAATCGAAAACAAAAAAGTCTGAAGCTGAACGTGTAGTGTTTAGTGAAGTCAACGCGTATGCTCTCACCGAGCCTGATTTTCGCTCAATGAGAGAACTTGAACGCCGAGTATATGTAAATGATAGCGAACTCATACAAGGCCTTGAGCTTGTAAGAGATATTAATGAGGGCAATGGTCTCGAGTATTCTGTAGCGATTTGGGGTGTTCCTGAAGGTAGCACTAAACAAGAAATGATTGCCTACGCAGTTGCAGTAGAAGATGAAACTGATGAAGGAGACAAATCAGTCTATCTTGAGGATATTGCCGTGGCTCCGGAAGCTCAACGGCAAGGAGTCGGACGGAAAATAATTCAAGAATTAGTGCAGAGGTTAAAAGCAAAGGCGACCACTCTCGGTGAGCCCGTACTTTTTGACATGCACCTGCGACCAAATTCTCTCGCTATGCTCGATACCCAGCGAGAAACATTTGCGGGAATTGGGGTAGTTCCCATTGAAGAAGTGCTTGTTCCTGACTACTATGACGAGGGTGAGGATGCTGTTTATCGGGTGTACGAGGTCATGCCATCGAGTCAAAATTGACAAGACGGGTATTCTCGTGTTATACTCAAAAACGGAAGAAGTCCCTACATTTTTCCCAATAGGAGTTCGTAAGTGAGAGGTTCTTACGAATTTTCCAAACTCTAACTTCAAAAAGGACAAAAGATGATTTCAGTGAAATGCGTCGGAGGACCCTACAATGGAGTTGTGTGGGCTGTGCCGCGGGAGATGAATCCATCAACACTCTTTCACGACTTGATCGAAAAAGAGTCGGGCTGGGAGATTGACCTCAGTCAGGCATCGCGGGAGGAGGCGATTGCTTGGGGCGGGGCAGACTTGATTGCACGCGCAGTGCGAGCAGTCAGAAAAGGTTTGACGGCTAACTTTATGGGCACGGAGTACTCCACAATGGAGGAGCTTCAATCATTTGAAGATGCCATGGTCAACTCGGGATACTGCGTCCGCGTAGCACAGGACGACGAGCGGGGAATGGTGGTGGACATCGTTCAGCCAGAGTAGTTCTTTTCTGCCGCAGCGGATAATTTCAACCGGACGAGTTTTTGCGGAAACTCGTCCACTTTATTGAGTTTACAATATTTGAAAATTGTGGATTCATTGAGTCAGATTTACAAAATTATTTACAGTCCCCGAGGGGCTATTGGTCAGGCGATGGAACCCAAGTAGTGGAGTAAAATTCACTACGAGGCATGTTGGGCAAGCAAGAAAGCAGTGTGAGCGTTTTGACCCTAATTCTTTTTGATTTAACTATGACCCCAGATATAATCGAACATAATCCGAAACGTCTCGGTGATGTATTTGCTTTCAATGGCGATAGTAATGATGCTTTCTTTGAAGTTTGTGATTGCAACCTTGTCTCCATAGATAATAATCTGAGCCGGGATATTTAGTTTTTCGGTCGGAATCATCTTGCGAGTGATTAAATGTTTCTCGTCTTCTTCTACTGGAAGCACTGCCACGTGCCCTTCGTGGCGGGGAGTGATAGCTCGCGTCTTAATATTCTGCTCCGCCTGCTTCTTAACTTGCTCCTTGATGAGATGGATTACTTCCTGTTTTCCTTGATGAATTGGAGAACTTATCACCAAAATATTTTGATTCACATCGAGAATATCGTTATATATCTCTTGAAGTCCCGCGACTCCTTCCAAAAACTGGACGTTCGGTTTTCCCTGTAAAAGATTAAAAGATGAAGAAAGGGAAGTGAGGGTCGTCTGAAGAAGTGCTTTTGATTGTTCCACATCTAATTTTTTTTCCTCGAGTAGTTCCACAAGTCGCTTTGGATGTTCGGGGGAAAACAGTGCGATCCTTCCTGATGTTTTTTTCTTTTCAACTAATCGAAGAACGATTAACTGTTCGAGTACTTTATAGGTAAGGGCGCGACCGAGCCCTGTTTTTTTTGAAAGATGCTTGGCTGGAGAGATGCCGGTCTCAAGCAAGCATGAATACACTAGCGCTTGCTCGGAGGATAATCCGGAATTCTCTATTATATTTTTGTCTTTTTCATTCATATCATCGTGACAATTATATCCTATATTACAGTTAAATATTGTCAATAGTCATGAAATGGTGAATCAGTGTATCACAGACCTGTAACTAGCTTGACATAGTGTTTATATATGTTACACTACTGCAAGACGATAGAGATGGGATAAGCACTTGCTTGCCGCTATCGATTGACAAAAAAAGGCATTATATAGGTGGCCTAAAACTACCAGTAGAAAAATTGATTATGAAGACCTACTTTGGATTCGGTATCGCCCCTTCGATGTTCCCCCTTGAATGCGGCATTCGTAA
The sequence above is drawn from the Candidatus Taylorbacteria bacterium genome and encodes:
- a CDS encoding GNAT family N-acetyltransferase yields the protein MSQEGLEPNKLKISLKPEDMVGKFHVEEENKKNTIREDAKKRLIGGLSRGYLDYVEKSLEGVDNVRAEDEDIDNYQYDRNDDDWEWEKRRRLSNIPDEVKDSPEVIQAATEGMMGCLSNGDIEQATEIKNIFSIPTEIIYHSTELHAIQEALARRLSHEDNDGVIELINNFFPARSAEGGLSPEFEQTFKKILGNLISDGYVDRAIEIKHRLYLSQSIITSSEIQDSIKKQLIYFFQRDDIRGAEHLKEQFSITANVLASSEVQEIVKHFVAYTLSKEYYNDIGYAREICGKFSLSSENVMQAATEGLIARLSKGDIHRASEIRQEFSISPETITSPTVQQAARQGMLDLLLDDKEYRSIEHAIAIKDQFAILPESLASPETQRVCQKVVVRYLSSEYPQIDEAIKFRNQFGLSDSATRQAAEEGMIAQIKRNSMHDAEKIKNKFFSSGEEALSPEVQEAVKQAMIRTLLAGENAFITETLRLKMSFALPTEVLSSSEVQQAAERAMLKCLTNGEVLNTVRIKNSFSLPTEVTSSHAVQLAARAGMAKCLAKGNAYNTSDVDEIRNMFSLSVENTQLAAKEGMMAQLANGNIAGAESIQEKFSISQEIIVSDEVRKAATEGVSRCLLNGSVDDVLKIIDKFSLPIEYIKYNIIGVMTLALASGTERMDVAIEIKSKFPSLVAEITTSYKDTQEAANEGLFKYISYGHIDSAYFNRISSVMNKFSLRADYLFSPKMQKIAIKKITDWISARNGRDVVMQIKDQFLLPDEAVHSAVIDGMVNLLSSGQIDYAEKVKDQYSLSAENLLKAAKQAFLKCLADDKNERAEQIKEKFKVSVSSEDILEYFPEIRTLLSELRTISPDFATQAEKTPDLLLSLLEFRKNPKKIIDIATQNPFLLEAVASNPRFGSRLLIKYPQFDRISKENITTQCAAKKKIMTEHPDIDPQSVEFRMLMQDTLLAFGKNKEVVADIDSKGLSSERWLNYDETASFNLGSNENTLAFSEIITTPINRIKETIDTYAYTIKEVLSEYRVELIAFEIALGGGTAPTDELQKMMTALEKAKSEGNAKRVAGIEKGIENLKAKSSQERKGVLWEKLLADVASFQRLKDDIFKAQEIFASTEKELENAITEKMPSGKKIQEIKRKMAVAKEDLRAKFTVMERRIEEFRASLQNMIAPALSSERASALVQDINTRLAEQFNHFDADRSMLKNLFGEQSDKKKEEMESRPMSIFVWTRDPDVDLYQGNYSPCCICIDSTYHGAESPIADYNTDLGIQIVNVWDETKNEPVTAAWCWLGEDENGEPALVVDNIEANTLFSANFSEQFTNELFKYIKEYAKAVGVKKVVLGKANNDLPTAGELSKLPENVQKYTKIGGANRSDGYFLEAESSSVKVIWEKGVKSSTKKAESKTKKSEAERVVFSEVNAYALTEPDFRSMRELERRVYVNDSELIQGLELVRDINEGNGLEYSVAIWGVPEGSTKQEMIAYAVAVEDETDEGDKSVYLEDIAVAPEAQRQGVGRKIIQELVQRLKAKATTLGEPVLFDMHLRPNSLAMLDTQRETFAGIGVVPIEEVLVPDYYDEGEDAVYRVYEVMPSSQN
- a CDS encoding helix-turn-helix domain-containing protein yields the protein MNEKDKNIIENSGLSSEQALVYSCLLETGISPAKHLSKKTGLGRALTYKVLEQLIVLRLVEKKKTSGRIALFSPEHPKRLVELLEEKKLDVEQSKALLQTTLTSLSSSFNLLQGKPNVQFLEGVAGLQEIYNDILDVNQNILVISSPIHQGKQEVIHLIKEQVKKQAEQNIKTRAITPRHEGHVAVLPVEEDEKHLITRKMIPTEKLNIPAQIIIYGDKVAITNFKESIITIAIESKYITETFRIMFDYIWGHS